A single region of the Micropterus dolomieu isolate WLL.071019.BEF.003 ecotype Adirondacks linkage group LG02, ASM2129224v1, whole genome shotgun sequence genome encodes:
- the cbx6a gene encoding chromobox protein homolog 6a, with protein MELSAVGDRVFAAEAILKRRVRKGRLEYLVKWKGWAMKHSTWEPEENILDDRLIMGFEQKERERELHGPKKRGPKPKNFVMKARAQKGGTSSRASNARQTPSHSSTSTSSQATPSSSASPHHLASSSSSSSTLAPTPKLNSLAATHKLKKDIHRCHRMSRRPLPRSDPMAAAFSNPGGFPSRPHVSPFSETVRILNRRVKPREVKRGRIILNLKVIDKPGRGGAAAGSRNITAGRQNIPSRNRIIGKKGEAPYRPFQPPLKMLGFPMYGKPFGLQCGGPLPFPSHPGSCSSTGARDTHSTSSQYQSPPSPSSSSGSEGKSPANASATQSQPTTGASSSSEGPKSSKPQTETKKGEGAKLPAPPTSSDAASASPFLPSSPCSSLEDEEEEDLSVPPEGGRKTPRQRRAKHQLPAAPSSVTPGDQSSAPAEPRRVPAEGDPDWHPEMAPSCKDVVVTDVTTNLVTVTIKEFPSPASGPASPSPSPEEASSPPPGTTSDDPSPPKP; from the exons ATGGAGCTCTCTGCGGTGGGAGATCGCGTTTTCGCCGCGGAAGCCATACTGAAACGCCGCGTTCGTAAG GGACGACTTGAATACCTGGTAAAATGGAAAGGATGGGCAATGAA GCACAGCACTTGGGAGCCAGAGGAGAATATTCTGGATGACAGACTGATAATGGGCTTTGAGCAAAA GGAACGGGAACGGGAATTGCATGGGCCGAAGAAACGGGGGCCAAAACCCAAAAACTTTGTCATGAAG GCTCGTGCTCAGAAAGGAGGGACCAGCAGCCGAGCCTCAAATGCCCGCCAGACTCCGTCACACTCCTCTACATCCACTTCCAGCCAAGCAACTCCTTCCTCCTCCGCTTCGCCTCATCATTTAGCAtcttcgtcctcctcttcctcaaccTTGGCACCCACTCCTAAACTCAATTCGCTTGCAGCCACCCATAAGCTGAAGAAAGACATTCACCGTTGCCACCGGATGTCCAGGCGCCCTCTTCCCCGTTCAGACCCCATGGCGGCCGCCTTCTCCAACCCCGGTGGCTTCCCCTCGCGCCCGCATGTTTCTCCTTTCTCTGAGACTGTCCGCATCCTCAACCGTAGAGTCAAACCCCGGGAGGTCAAGAGGGGTCGGATCATCCTCAACCTGAAGGTCATTGACAAGCCAGGTAGGGGTGGTGCAGCCGCAGGCAGCAGGAATATTACAGCAGGACGCCAAAACATCCCTTCCCGCAATCGCATCATTGGGAAGAAAGGAGAGGCACCCTATAGACCTTTCCAGCCCCCTCTGAAGATGCTGGGCTTCCCGATGTACGGGAAGCCGTTTGGGCTGCAATGTGGAGGCCCTTTGCCCTTTCCCTCCCACCCAGGGTCATGCTCCAGCACAGGGGCCAGAGACACCCACTCCACTTCCTCCCAGTACCAgtcacctccttctccttccAGCTCCAGCGGCTCTGAAGGAAAATCTCCTGCCAATGCTTCAGCTACTCAGTCCCAGCCAACCACCGGAGCTTCATCTTCCAGCGAGGGTCCCAAGTCCAGTAAACCTCAGACAGAGACCAAGAAGGGTGAGGGCGCCAAGCTGCCTGCTCCTCCCACGTCCTCAGATGCAGCGTCCGCAtctcccttcctcccctcctcaccCTGTTCTTCTttggaagatgaggaggaggaggacctcTCGGTCCCCCCAGAGGGAGGTAGGAAAACTCCTCGCCAACGCAGGGCTAAACACCAGCTGCCCGCCGCCCCTTCCTCTGTCACCCCTGGGGACCAGAGCTCTGCCCCCGCCGAACCCCGAAGGGTTCCCGCCGAGGGAGACCCCGACTGGCACCCTGAAATGGCTCCAAGCTGCAAGGATGTGGTGGTCACTGACGTCACCACTAACCTCGTCACTGTCACCATAAAAGAGTTCCCCTCCCCTGCCTCCGGCCCCGCCTCACCCTCCCCTAGCCCTGAAGaggcctcctctcctcccccggGCACCACCTCTGATGACCCCTCTCCACCCAAGCCATAA